One window of the Chitinophaga niabensis genome contains the following:
- a CDS encoding pseudouridine synthase, with protein sequence MSLHYFIVYKPYEVLTRFGKEGDKAVLSDFFKVPRDVYPVGRLDYDSEGLLILTNDKSLNHRILDPQFAHEREYWVQVDGAVTNAAIQQLREGVSINIDGKAYRTRGCDAAIFTEDPFVPDRHPPIRFRKHIPAPWIRLILREGKNRQVRKMTAAVGFPTLRLIRYRIEQLSIDGMQPGDLVELSRPALYNALFK encoded by the coding sequence GTGAGCCTTCACTATTTTATCGTGTACAAGCCTTATGAGGTATTGACCCGCTTCGGGAAAGAAGGTGATAAGGCTGTATTGTCTGATTTTTTCAAGGTCCCCCGGGACGTTTACCCGGTAGGCCGGCTGGACTATGACAGCGAGGGCCTCCTGATCCTCACCAACGATAAATCTCTCAACCACCGCATTTTAGACCCCCAATTTGCCCATGAAAGGGAATATTGGGTACAGGTGGACGGTGCAGTGACCAATGCCGCCATTCAACAGCTCAGGGAAGGCGTTTCCATCAACATAGATGGCAAAGCTTACCGTACCCGGGGTTGTGATGCAGCCATCTTTACGGAAGACCCTTTTGTGCCGGACAGACATCCTCCCATCCGTTTCCGCAAACATATTCCGGCCCCCTGGATCCGTTTGATATTAAGGGAAGGAAAGAACCGGCAGGTACGTAAAATGACCGCTGCTGTTGGGTTTCCAACGTTGAGGCTTATCCGTTACCGGATAGAACAACTGAGCATAGATGGCATGCAGCCCGGTGATCTTGTGGAGCTTTCCCGGCCTGCTTTATACAATGCGCTTTTCAAATAG
- a CDS encoding YicC/YloC family endoribonuclease, whose translation MLKSMTGFGRAEITRGETTIVAEIKSLNGKQFEVNLKMSPLLKPYEFDIRNLLQQELQRGTLDATINIKQNGATRPVVINTELARYYHQALSTMATELNLPQEDMLNVLMKLPEVVTPASEQLAKSEWLEVEAIIRSAIAEMDAHRIDEGNMLEKDLLLRIDNIILYTDKVRELDPLRKDRVRTRLESLLAEYVGKDNVDGNRLEQELIFYLEKLDITEELTRLANHCRYFKDILAEADAAKGKKLGFVLQEIGREINTTGSKANDSAMQQWVVMMKDELEKAKEQVLNVL comes from the coding sequence ATGCTCAAATCCATGACCGGCTTCGGCCGAGCGGAGATAACAAGGGGAGAAACCACCATTGTAGCAGAGATCAAATCGCTGAATGGGAAACAGTTTGAGGTGAACCTTAAGATGTCTCCGTTGTTAAAACCCTACGAGTTCGATATCCGCAACCTCTTACAGCAGGAACTGCAACGCGGTACGCTTGATGCTACCATCAATATCAAACAGAATGGTGCCACCCGCCCCGTGGTGATCAATACGGAGCTGGCCAGGTACTATCACCAGGCACTTTCTACTATGGCCACTGAACTGAACCTTCCCCAGGAAGACATGCTCAATGTGCTGATGAAACTCCCGGAAGTAGTAACCCCTGCCTCTGAACAACTGGCCAAATCAGAATGGCTGGAAGTAGAAGCCATCATCCGTTCCGCTATTGCTGAAATGGATGCTCACCGTATCGATGAAGGCAATATGCTGGAAAAGGACCTACTCCTCCGCATAGATAACATCATCCTGTATACGGATAAGGTACGTGAACTGGATCCTTTAAGGAAAGACCGCGTGCGTACCAGGCTGGAATCTCTGCTGGCGGAATATGTAGGGAAGGATAATGTGGATGGCAACCGCCTGGAGCAGGAACTGATCTTTTACTTAGAAAAACTCGATATTACAGAAGAACTGACGCGCCTTGCCAATCACTGCCGCTACTTTAAAGACATCCTTGCAGAAGCAGATGCCGCTAAAGGTAAAAAGCTGGGATTTGTGTTACAGGAGATAGGCCGTGAGATCAATACAACAGGTTCCAAAGCCAACGATTCCGCTATGCAGCAATGGGTAGTGATGATGAAGGATGAACTGGAAAAAGCAAAGGAACAGGTACTGAATGTGCTGTAA
- a CDS encoding gliding motility lipoprotein GldH — protein sequence MKLRFNCLLLCMLAVACKPPRMETFEKNRDIPRSQWTIDNKQSFELELAPEDTAFYYNMYINVRHTDAYPYSNLWLLVGTQLPGDSTSAIRRIELPLADTYGKWLGSGVDDIYEHRIPIQQNAILPKPGTYRFTFEQNMRQNPLPEMLSVGLRIEKAAPRK from the coding sequence ATGAAACTGCGATTCAATTGCCTCCTGTTATGTATGCTGGCTGTTGCCTGCAAACCACCCAGGATGGAAACCTTTGAAAAGAACCGGGACATTCCCCGTTCTCAATGGACGATAGATAATAAACAGTCCTTTGAACTGGAACTTGCGCCGGAGGATACCGCATTCTATTACAACATGTACATCAATGTAAGGCATACGGATGCTTATCCTTATAGCAACCTCTGGCTGCTGGTGGGAACACAGTTACCTGGAGACAGTACTTCCGCTATCCGCCGGATAGAACTTCCATTGGCCGATACGTATGGTAAATGGCTGGGAAGCGGTGTGGATGATATCTATGAACACCGCATTCCCATTCAGCAAAATGCTATCCTTCCAAAACCCGGAACTTATCGTTTTACTTTTGAGCAGAACATGCGTCAGAACCCATTGCCGGAAATGCTGAGTGTGGGGCTCCGCATAGAAAAAGCTGCTCCGCGGAAATAA
- a CDS encoding sensor histidine kinase, with the protein MKKSSSGLQSRKVITGIYVFVLAYTVLQLLWWGVLLHQQSKQIAKYEQLELTHRVQELTQPAQFMSEMQRLHKEQQMRTFKYVGEGIIFLVLILAGAALVYRAVWKQMKLSQQQQNFMMAVTHELKSPIAVAKLNLETLRKHKLDEEKRLKLLDTTIRETNRLDQLCNNILLASQFEHQKYQPFLEQLDFSSLLKSSMEELQGRIASHPIKADIAPYIWLNADKFMMQLMLNNLVENAVKYAPKGSEINVRLFIEEETLKLTVSDEGEGIPPAERNKIFLKFYRIGNENTRKSKGSGLGLYLTKKIVEQHGGTITVRDHTPKGTCFEITWNDYSLQSV; encoded by the coding sequence ATGAAGAAATCCTCCTCCGGCCTGCAAAGCAGGAAGGTGATCACCGGCATTTATGTTTTTGTGCTGGCATATACAGTGCTTCAGCTGTTATGGTGGGGAGTCCTGCTGCATCAGCAAAGCAAACAGATTGCAAAGTATGAGCAGCTGGAACTGACGCACCGGGTACAGGAACTTACACAGCCTGCGCAATTCATGTCTGAAATGCAAAGGCTGCATAAAGAACAGCAGATGCGTACGTTCAAATATGTTGGGGAAGGCATCATTTTCCTGGTACTGATCCTTGCAGGCGCTGCACTCGTTTACCGTGCTGTATGGAAACAAATGAAACTCTCCCAGCAACAGCAGAACTTTATGATGGCAGTGACGCATGAACTGAAAAGCCCCATCGCTGTCGCTAAACTTAACCTCGAAACATTAAGGAAGCATAAACTGGATGAAGAGAAACGGTTAAAGTTGCTGGATACTACTATCCGGGAAACCAACCGGCTGGACCAGCTATGTAATAACATCCTGCTGGCCTCCCAGTTTGAACATCAGAAGTACCAGCCTTTCCTGGAACAGCTGGATTTTTCCAGCCTGCTGAAAAGCAGTATGGAAGAATTACAAGGCCGTATTGCCAGCCATCCCATAAAAGCCGATATTGCACCTTATATATGGCTGAACGCGGATAAGTTCATGATGCAGCTGATGCTGAACAATCTTGTGGAGAATGCCGTTAAATATGCTCCCAAGGGTTCTGAGATCAACGTCCGGCTCTTTATTGAAGAAGAAACGTTAAAACTTACGGTATCGGATGAAGGAGAGGGTATACCACCGGCAGAAAGGAATAAGATCTTCCTGAAATTCTACCGCATTGGTAACGAAAACACCCGTAAATCCAAAGGTTCAGGTCTTGGACTATACCTGACCAAAAAGATCGTGGAACAGCATGGAGGCACTATTACCGTAAGGGATCATACCCCAAAAGGCACCTGCTTTGAGATCACCTGGAATGATTATTCCTTACAATCTGTATAA
- a CDS encoding response regulator transcription factor produces MKEATKASILLVEDEENLQEALKLNLELEGYEVTAVDNGTSALKAVKNEYFDLIILDIMLPEMDGIAVCENIRIQNNEVPILFLSAKNSSADRVLGLKKGGDDYMTKPFNLEELLLRVEKLIVKNKKIQEKDNVPNIYRFGNNMIDFAAQECVGKDGKHHELSKKETMLLKLLIENKGEVVTREKILQVVWGYNVYPTTRTIDNFILNFRKYFEQDSRNSQYFHSVRGVGYKFTDG; encoded by the coding sequence ATGAAGGAAGCGACGAAAGCATCAATATTGCTGGTAGAAGATGAAGAAAATCTCCAGGAAGCACTTAAGCTGAACCTGGAGCTGGAAGGATATGAGGTAACGGCTGTGGACAATGGGACCAGTGCATTGAAAGCCGTTAAGAACGAATACTTTGACCTGATCATTCTCGATATCATGCTGCCCGAGATGGACGGCATCGCTGTGTGCGAAAACATCCGCATTCAGAATAATGAAGTGCCCATCCTGTTCCTCAGCGCCAAAAATAGCAGTGCAGACAGAGTGCTGGGGCTGAAAAAAGGCGGGGACGACTACATGACCAAGCCCTTCAACCTGGAAGAACTGCTCCTCCGCGTAGAGAAGCTGATCGTAAAGAACAAAAAGATCCAGGAAAAGGATAACGTACCCAATATCTACCGCTTTGGCAATAATATGATAGACTTTGCTGCACAAGAATGTGTAGGTAAAGACGGCAAACACCATGAGCTCTCCAAAAAAGAGACCATGCTGCTGAAACTGCTCATAGAAAACAAAGGCGAGGTAGTAACCCGCGAAAAGATCCTCCAGGTGGTTTGGGGTTATAATGTTTACCCTACAACCCGTACCATAGACAACTTTATCCTCAATTTCCGCAAGTATTTTGAGCAGGACAGCCGCAATTCCCAGTACTTTCATTCCGTTCGCGGAGTAGGGTATAAGTTCACAGATGGCTGA
- a CDS encoding sensor histidine kinase codes for MQARIAAQRSRASLELHAFQSQMDPHFIFNSLNAIHSYILSASTEQASTYLTRFSRLMRFTLENSSKEWIPLEEELETLELYLQLEQLRFEGQFEYEIHTAPSLDLQMLVPPFIVQPYIQNAIWYRLLQKTPEHKGMIRIEIGQNEDEVFIRVEDNGVARQSMFHHHQQRTAGTRVAAERLHWMNARYHTHAAISTGHLFDPHHNKTGTYTLFHFPNVTTTSLPEEEQIFK; via the coding sequence ATGCAGGCAAGGATCGCAGCACAAAGAAGCCGCGCGTCCCTGGAATTGCATGCATTCCAATCCCAGATGGACCCCCATTTCATCTTCAACAGTCTGAATGCTATTCATAGTTATATCCTCTCCGCCAGTACGGAACAGGCCTCTACTTACCTTACCCGCTTTTCCCGCCTGATGCGTTTTACGCTGGAGAACAGCAGCAAGGAATGGATACCATTGGAAGAAGAACTGGAAACACTTGAACTCTATCTGCAACTGGAACAACTGCGGTTTGAAGGACAGTTTGAGTATGAAATACACACTGCCCCTTCATTGGATCTGCAGATGCTGGTACCTCCTTTCATTGTTCAACCTTATATTCAAAATGCCATCTGGTACCGGCTTTTACAAAAAACACCGGAACATAAAGGCATGATCAGGATAGAAATTGGGCAGAATGAAGATGAAGTGTTCATCCGTGTAGAAGATAATGGTGTGGCAAGGCAAAGCATGTTTCACCACCACCAGCAAAGAACTGCAGGTACCCGTGTGGCAGCTGAAAGGCTCCACTGGATGAATGCCCGCTATCATACACATGCGGCTATCAGTACCGGTCACCTGTTTGACCCCCATCATAATAAGACGGGTACTTACACCCTTTTTCACTTCCCCAATGTCACTACCACCTCTCTTCCCGAAGAAGAGCAGATTTTTAAGTAA
- a CDS encoding LytR/AlgR family response regulator transcription factor: MHAVIIDDEKHCRDVLQMLIERHCPEVTIDALCGDPEEALKVIERLQPQLVFLDVEMPGMNGFELLESCVRRSFSVIFTTAYDQYAIKAIRHSALDFLLKPIDKDELVQSVQKALTQTANSATKVDALLQFLHQHVQPNERLALPTEDGLRMIPVKDITYCESAGGYTKVFMAQQGTPTLICRSLKEVEEALREKGFFRVHNSYLINLSYMHKYIKGDGGEIIMTDGKNIPVSRNRKQDFLMRIERL; this comes from the coding sequence ATGCACGCCGTTATTATAGATGATGAGAAACATTGCCGCGATGTGCTGCAAATGCTAATAGAACGCCATTGTCCGGAAGTAACGATAGACGCCCTTTGCGGGGATCCGGAAGAAGCTTTGAAAGTGATCGAAAGATTGCAACCTCAGCTTGTTTTCCTGGATGTGGAAATGCCCGGCATGAATGGGTTCGAATTACTTGAATCCTGCGTCCGCCGCAGCTTTTCAGTGATATTCACCACTGCTTACGATCAATATGCCATCAAAGCCATCCGGCATAGCGCCCTGGATTTTTTATTAAAGCCTATCGATAAAGATGAGCTGGTGCAAAGTGTGCAAAAAGCACTCACACAAACCGCTAATTCCGCTACCAAGGTAGATGCCCTCCTGCAATTCCTGCATCAGCATGTACAGCCGAACGAAAGGCTGGCCCTGCCTACGGAAGATGGTTTGCGCATGATACCGGTAAAAGATATCACCTATTGCGAATCCGCCGGTGGTTATACGAAAGTGTTCATGGCACAGCAGGGTACGCCTACACTCATTTGCAGATCCCTGAAAGAAGTGGAAGAAGCTTTGAGAGAGAAAGGCTTCTTCAGGGTGCATAACAGTTATCTCATCAATCTCTCCTATATGCACAAGTACATTAAGGGAGATGGCGGCGAGATCATTATGACGGATGGAAAGAATATCCCCGTTTCACGGAACCGCAAACAGGATTTTTTAATGCGGATAGAAAGGTTATAG
- a CDS encoding tetratricopeptide repeat protein, which produces MMRSFVNPLLYILLFLGTALYAQDPVLFTEANKLYEQKKYAEAADKYQQLIDSGYQVADLYYNAGNAYYKSSQTGMAVYSFEKALSLKPGDEQIEQNLALANQQVGNNLESLPLLFFEKWWLQLQVIHTAAGWATGSIVFCWILAALAIVYFFVPNMKRPVFRWGMLVAGILFIGYFSMAIWMQNKAYNSGSAIVMKNGKVKSAPDEGSKDLFEIKEGIKIKVLDSTKDFSKVRLSDGKTGWIAVKDIRNL; this is translated from the coding sequence ATGATGCGTTCATTCGTAAATCCCCTGTTATACATCTTATTGTTCTTAGGTACTGCGCTGTATGCGCAGGACCCTGTTCTGTTCACGGAAGCCAACAAGCTGTATGAACAGAAGAAATATGCAGAAGCCGCGGATAAATACCAGCAGCTGATAGACTCCGGTTACCAGGTGGCAGACCTTTACTACAATGCAGGGAATGCTTATTATAAAAGCAGCCAGACCGGCATGGCCGTATATAGTTTTGAAAAAGCCCTCAGCCTTAAACCGGGAGATGAACAGATAGAACAGAACCTGGCACTGGCTAATCAGCAGGTAGGGAATAACCTGGAATCATTACCACTGCTCTTCTTTGAAAAATGGTGGCTGCAGTTACAGGTGATACATACTGCTGCAGGATGGGCTACCGGTAGTATTGTGTTTTGCTGGATCCTGGCCGCACTGGCCATCGTTTATTTTTTCGTGCCCAATATGAAACGCCCTGTTTTTCGTTGGGGGATGCTCGTTGCAGGTATCCTGTTCATTGGATATTTCAGTATGGCTATCTGGATGCAGAATAAAGCCTACAACAGCGGAAGCGCCATTGTAATGAAGAATGGCAAAGTGAAATCCGCACCGGATGAAGGCAGCAAAGACCTCTTCGAAATAAAGGAAGGGATTAAAATAAAGGTACTGGACAGCACAAAAGATTTTTCCAAGGTACGGTTGTCTGATGGTAAAACCGGTTGGATAGCCGTGAAAGATATCCGCAACCTATAA
- a CDS encoding BatD family protein, whose product MNFNISLKKYLLTLLVICAATLTTVAQTFRFTTAVNTNTIAMDEMVHIQFMLENPVNLSQFSPPQFTGFNVVQGPQQMQGSSYVNGKGTDYIAFSYILQPTKAGSFTIPGATARVDGKLVKSNPVNIEVVKGGQGAQLPQQQQQPYQRRAFPDNGYENQPGILKKGEDVKEKLRRNLFVRVDVDKTTVYEGEQLTATYKLYTRLPTNSSVTKVPAFKGFSARDIELPNPPQATEEIVNGERYKVFTIRKTLLFPLQSGQLELDPAEVDNQVHLVTMASARKKRSGDDPFRDAFGASPFDDPFFDDPFGNPQYEVVPYKIQSPVVKINVKPLPTAGRPASFNGAVGRFTMTAVADKKDLSTDDALTLKVTIAGQGNVNLLNPPPLNIPTAFEKYDPTLSDNIDKNSNPLSGSRIFQYVLMPQEKGEHTLPPVEFSYFDPAANAYKVLQSSAFPLHVIAGKLAKKEKEDFGGKTELGNIRTSGQRWSKHSPFFFGKPLFWILLLLPLLGVAGMAWYRKRENFKQSNVAMLKHKHANKVALKRLELAARYLKEGKDKAFYEETSRATWGYLSHKLKIPMAELSKQVVQDKLGDRLKETTKLQLIELIDRCETALYAPVSSNEHRQDAYQQAVQVISSVEEELKGRAGK is encoded by the coding sequence ATGAACTTCAATATCAGTTTGAAAAAGTATCTACTAACGCTGCTTGTGATTTGTGCAGCAACACTTACAACTGTCGCGCAGACATTTCGTTTTACCACAGCTGTGAACACGAATACCATCGCAATGGATGAGATGGTGCATATTCAGTTCATGCTGGAAAATCCTGTTAACCTCAGCCAGTTCTCGCCACCACAATTCACCGGCTTTAATGTTGTACAGGGGCCTCAGCAAATGCAGGGGAGTTCCTATGTGAATGGAAAGGGCACAGACTATATCGCATTCAGTTACATCTTGCAGCCAACAAAAGCAGGTTCTTTCACCATTCCCGGAGCCACCGCAAGGGTAGATGGCAAACTGGTGAAAAGTAACCCCGTGAATATTGAAGTGGTGAAAGGAGGGCAGGGCGCGCAATTACCGCAGCAGCAACAACAGCCTTATCAACGGAGAGCATTCCCTGATAACGGATATGAAAATCAGCCCGGCATTTTAAAGAAAGGAGAAGATGTAAAAGAGAAACTGCGCAGGAACCTTTTTGTGCGGGTTGACGTAGACAAAACCACTGTATACGAAGGAGAGCAATTAACAGCTACTTATAAACTCTATACCCGCCTCCCGACAAATTCAAGCGTTACCAAAGTGCCTGCATTCAAAGGGTTTTCAGCAAGGGATATTGAACTGCCCAATCCTCCGCAGGCAACAGAAGAGATCGTGAACGGAGAACGGTATAAAGTATTCACCATCCGAAAAACATTATTATTCCCCTTACAATCCGGCCAGCTGGAACTGGATCCCGCAGAAGTGGATAACCAGGTGCATTTGGTAACCATGGCCAGCGCAAGAAAGAAAAGGTCCGGTGATGATCCTTTCAGGGATGCATTCGGCGCAAGCCCATTTGATGATCCGTTCTTTGATGATCCCTTCGGCAATCCACAATACGAAGTAGTACCCTATAAAATCCAAAGCCCGGTAGTGAAGATCAATGTGAAACCATTACCCACTGCAGGGCGCCCGGCCAGTTTCAATGGAGCCGTAGGGCGTTTCACCATGACGGCCGTTGCGGATAAAAAAGACCTTAGCACAGATGATGCCCTCACACTGAAAGTGACGATTGCAGGGCAGGGAAATGTGAACCTCCTGAATCCGCCGCCTTTAAACATTCCGACTGCATTCGAGAAATATGATCCCACACTGTCCGACAATATCGATAAGAACAGTAACCCGCTCAGCGGTTCCCGGATCTTCCAGTATGTATTAATGCCGCAGGAAAAAGGAGAGCATACTTTACCACCGGTAGAGTTCTCGTATTTTGATCCTGCCGCCAATGCCTATAAAGTATTACAGTCTTCCGCCTTCCCTTTACATGTGATTGCAGGTAAACTGGCGAAGAAAGAAAAAGAAGACTTCGGCGGCAAAACGGAACTGGGTAATATCCGTACTTCCGGTCAGCGCTGGAGTAAACACAGCCCCTTCTTCTTTGGTAAACCCCTTTTCTGGATCCTGTTATTATTACCTTTACTGGGTGTAGCAGGAATGGCCTGGTACCGCAAACGTGAAAACTTTAAGCAGAGCAATGTGGCCATGTTGAAACATAAACATGCCAACAAAGTAGCGTTGAAACGGTTGGAACTGGCGGCACGTTATCTGAAAGAGGGAAAAGACAAAGCGTTCTATGAAGAAACTTCCCGTGCTACCTGGGGATACCTCAGCCACAAGTTAAAGATCCCCATGGCAGAGCTGAGCAAACAGGTGGTGCAGGATAAACTGGGCGACCGGCTGAAAGAAACAACCAAATTACAATTGATAGAACTGATAGACAGATGCGAAACAGCACTCTATGCGCCTGTGAGCAGTAATGAACATCGCCAGGATGCTTACCAGCAGGCTGTGCAGGTGATCAGTTCTGTTGAAGAAGAACTAAAAGGAAGGGCCGGAAAATAA
- a CDS encoding SDR family oxidoreductase — protein sequence MYAIITGASKGIGRAVAIKLAAEGFDIAICARNTSALEEATAAVTAQRQHVKVLAEKVDMSDKAQVLAFGQKVRTFFGAAPAILVNNAGIFVPGAVHEEEDGHLEKMMAVNLYSAYHLTRDLLPGMKAAKKGHIFNLCSTASHKAYPNGGSYSITKFALLGFSQNLREELKPHNVKVTSISPGPTLTASWQGFDGPAGRLMEPEDVAAMIWAAYNLSQQAVVEDILMRPMLGDIE from the coding sequence ATGTATGCAATAATAACCGGGGCCAGTAAAGGAATTGGCAGGGCAGTGGCCATAAAGCTGGCCGCAGAAGGATTTGATATCGCCATTTGTGCACGCAATACTTCCGCATTGGAAGAAGCAACAGCAGCCGTTACCGCACAACGGCAACATGTAAAAGTACTGGCAGAAAAGGTAGATATGAGTGATAAGGCGCAGGTACTGGCTTTCGGGCAAAAAGTACGTACGTTCTTTGGAGCCGCCCCAGCCATACTCGTGAACAACGCAGGTATTTTTGTACCTGGTGCCGTACATGAGGAAGAAGACGGGCACCTGGAAAAAATGATGGCCGTAAACCTCTACAGCGCCTACCATCTTACCCGCGATCTCCTGCCTGGTATGAAAGCGGCAAAAAAAGGGCATATCTTCAATCTTTGCTCTACAGCCAGCCATAAAGCATACCCCAATGGCGGATCCTATAGCATTACCAAGTTCGCGCTCCTGGGTTTCTCCCAGAACCTCCGGGAAGAGCTGAAGCCCCATAATGTAAAGGTCACCTCTATCAGTCCAGGCCCCACTTTAACAGCTTCCTGGCAAGGATTTGACGGTCCTGCAGGGCGTTTGATGGAACCAGAAGATGTGGCAGCCATGATATGGGCCGCGTATAACCTTAGCCAGCAGGCAGTTGTAGAAGATATACTCATGCGCCCTATGTTGGGTGATATTGAGTGA
- a CDS encoding YjjG family noncanonical pyrimidine nucleotidase, which yields MRYKHIFFDLDHTLWDFEANCIETLQELYTEHALEKRGIPSFETFYASYSVINDKLWDRFRKGLITRQDLRTKRFSLTFLDFKIGDDKLSTAMGKRFIEILPTKTALFPHAVEVLDYLQQKKYPIHMITNGFEETQLLKMQHSGIQHYFTHIITSETCGSLKPHREIYDFAVNLASTTASDSIMIGDTLDVDILGAQQVGMDQVYFAPNQIVEGVKPTYTIKCLSELKAIL from the coding sequence ATGAGATATAAACATATTTTCTTCGATCTGGACCACACTTTGTGGGATTTCGAAGCCAATTGCATAGAAACGCTACAGGAACTTTATACGGAACATGCGTTGGAAAAAAGAGGCATTCCTTCTTTTGAAACATTTTACGCTTCTTACTCCGTGATCAATGATAAATTATGGGACCGTTTCCGGAAAGGGCTCATCACGCGCCAGGATCTGCGTACCAAACGTTTCTCTTTAACCTTCCTTGATTTCAAGATAGGGGATGATAAGCTGAGTACCGCTATGGGTAAGCGGTTCATTGAAATACTGCCTACTAAAACTGCGCTATTTCCGCATGCGGTAGAGGTGTTGGATTACCTGCAGCAGAAGAAGTACCCCATTCATATGATCACGAATGGTTTTGAGGAAACGCAACTCCTCAAGATGCAGCATTCTGGGATACAACATTACTTCACGCACATCATTACATCAGAAACCTGTGGTAGTTTGAAACCGCATCGTGAGATCTATGATTTTGCGGTGAACCTTGCATCCACTACTGCTTCCGATAGTATTATGATCGGAGATACATTGGATGTGGATATACTGGGAGCACAGCAGGTAGGGATGGACCAGGTGTATTTTGCGCCGAATCAAATTGTAGAGGGGGTGAAGCCTACTTATACGATCAAGTGTTTGAGTGAGTTGAAGGCGATCTTGTAG
- a CDS encoding phosphatidylserine decarboxylase family protein — MTIHREGTATITLTFVVLALLNGALFYWFPANPVLCWTVSAISLILFLFIISFFRIPNRVLNQDEQLVIAPADGRVVVIEETVETEYFKDKRLQVSIFMSPANVHVNRNPISGEVKLSQYHAGKYLVAWHPKSSTENERHTVVIGNGRQEILVRQIAGALARRIVNYLKAGMQVKQNEEMGFIKFGSRVDIYLPVGTKVDVALEQNVKGGQTVIARLG, encoded by the coding sequence ATGACTATTCACCGCGAGGGAACTGCTACCATTACCCTAACCTTTGTTGTATTGGCACTGCTGAACGGCGCTTTATTTTACTGGTTCCCGGCCAATCCTGTTCTTTGCTGGACGGTATCAGCCATCTCCCTGATCTTATTCCTTTTCATTATTTCCTTTTTCCGCATACCTAACCGGGTATTGAACCAGGATGAACAACTGGTGATCGCTCCGGCAGATGGAAGAGTGGTGGTGATTGAAGAAACGGTTGAAACAGAATACTTTAAAGACAAGAGATTACAGGTTTCCATCTTTATGAGTCCTGCCAATGTGCATGTGAACAGGAACCCTATCAGCGGAGAAGTGAAGCTGAGCCAATACCATGCAGGTAAATACCTGGTGGCCTGGCATCCGAAATCTTCCACAGAAAATGAACGCCATACAGTTGTTATTGGCAATGGCCGTCAGGAAATACTGGTCCGCCAGATTGCCGGAGCACTTGCCCGCAGGATTGTAAATTATCTGAAAGCAGGTATGCAGGTGAAACAGAATGAAGAGATGGGATTCATCAAATTCGGTTCCCGGGTAGATATTTACTTACCTGTAGGCACAAAAGTAGATGTGGCTTTAGAGCAGAACGTAAAAGGTGGCCAGACGGTGATTGCACGGTTGGGTTAA